From the genome of Solidesulfovibrio carbinolicus, one region includes:
- a CDS encoding 23S rRNA (pseudouridine(1915)-N(3))-methyltransferase RlmH gives MKPLRLIAVGQVRTPYFREACSHYLTAIRRYLPAEEILARDGKSADPARRKAEEARAVLAVLAPRDFVVVLDEHGPSLPSTELAALLKKRIEDPGRAPAFVIGGPFGLDKAVLDRADRLLALGPGTLPHELARVVLYEQLYRAASINAGAPYHH, from the coding sequence ATGAAACCCCTTAGACTCATCGCCGTCGGCCAGGTCCGTACCCCCTACTTCCGCGAAGCCTGTTCCCATTACCTGACGGCCATTCGACGCTACCTGCCGGCCGAAGAGATTCTCGCCCGGGACGGCAAATCGGCCGATCCGGCCCGGCGCAAGGCCGAGGAGGCCAGGGCCGTACTGGCGGTCCTGGCCCCGCGCGACTTCGTGGTGGTCCTGGATGAGCACGGCCCGTCCCTGCCCTCGACCGAACTGGCCGCGCTGCTCAAAAAACGCATCGAAGATCCGGGCCGCGCTCCCGCCTTTGTCATCGGCGGCCCCTTTGGCCTGGACAAAGCCGTTCTCGACCGGGCCGACCGCCTCCTGGCCCTGGGGCCGGGCACCCTGCCCCACGAACTGGCCCGGGTGGTGCTCTACGAACAGCTCTACCGCGCCGCCTCCATCAATGC
- a CDS encoding TIGR01777 family oxidoreductase, with product MRVVILGGSGFIGRTLTRSLIGDGQEVVIVSRGVPRATAGGVSYAPFDGRSGAGWRESLDGADALVNLAGENIASGYWTAARKGRILDSRLAAGRAVMDALASVASRPAVLVQGSATGYYGDRGDAPAAEDAPVGRGFLAEVAEKWEASTAGAEALGVRRVVVRTAVVLDGRGGALPRMLAPYRFFVGGPMGSGNQWFPWIHLTDEVRAIRFLLECPEAQGPYNLAAPGAVTQRQLSQAIGRALSRPAWLRTPETALRLILGEMAQELFLNGVRAVPERLTRLGFAFRFPTLTAALDDILGGSDAVHA from the coding sequence ATGCGCGTGGTCATCCTGGGCGGTTCGGGGTTTATCGGTCGGACCCTGACCCGTTCCCTGATCGGGGACGGGCAGGAGGTCGTCATTGTTTCGCGCGGCGTGCCCCGGGCGACCGCCGGCGGCGTGTCCTATGCTCCTTTTGACGGCCGAAGCGGCGCGGGCTGGCGGGAGAGCCTTGACGGGGCCGACGCCCTGGTCAATCTGGCCGGCGAGAACATCGCCTCGGGCTATTGGACGGCGGCGCGCAAAGGCCGCATCCTGGACAGTCGTTTGGCTGCCGGCCGGGCCGTCATGGACGCCCTGGCCTCGGTGGCTTCCCGGCCGGCCGTGCTCGTCCAAGGCTCGGCCACGGGCTACTACGGCGACCGGGGGGACGCCCCCGCCGCCGAGGACGCTCCGGTTGGACGGGGTTTCCTGGCCGAGGTGGCCGAGAAATGGGAAGCTTCCACAGCCGGGGCCGAGGCTTTGGGGGTGCGACGGGTCGTGGTCCGAACGGCTGTGGTGCTCGACGGCCGCGGCGGGGCTTTGCCGCGAATGCTCGCTCCTTATCGCTTTTTCGTCGGCGGGCCGATGGGGTCCGGCAATCAGTGGTTTCCCTGGATTCATCTCACCGACGAGGTGCGGGCCATTCGTTTTTTGCTGGAATGCCCCGAAGCCCAAGGCCCGTATAATCTGGCCGCGCCCGGAGCCGTGACCCAAAGGCAATTGTCCCAGGCCATCGGCCGGGCGCTTTCCCGGCCGGCCTGGCTGCGCACGCCGGAGACGGCGCTGCGGCTTATACTTGGGGAAATGGCCCAGGAACTGTTTTTAAACGGCGTCCGGGCCGTGCCGGAACGGCTCACGCGCCTGGGTTTTGCCTTCCGTTTTCCAACCCTGACCGCCGCTCTGGACGACATCCTGGGCGGATCGGACGCCGTCCATGCATGA
- a CDS encoding DUF4390 domain-containing protein, producing MSFMRLGTMTRRRFAACLVWALAGVFCCGAFAPVLAQELLLTNLVLNNYEGRIRVRFGIEPTGLDRIAQALDAGERLNLRCRARLSLKRDYVWNQSVSAAAWEGELWRIKTGEYVASLPDQGSAADKDLGSLFRKHLGEILIDLGPWDRLERGVTYVLSLELSLTRPDVSPWLKNGLFFWSFDAARPVSYQLDFTY from the coding sequence ATGTCGTTTATGCGCCTTGGGACGATGACACGTCGGCGGTTTGCCGCCTGCCTGGTCTGGGCTTTGGCCGGGGTCTTTTGTTGCGGTGCGTTCGCGCCGGTCTTGGCCCAGGAACTGCTCTTGACCAACCTGGTGCTCAACAACTACGAGGGCCGCATCAGGGTACGCTTCGGCATTGAACCCACCGGCCTTGATCGCATTGCCCAGGCCCTGGACGCCGGCGAGCGCCTGAACCTGCGCTGCCGGGCCAGGCTCTCCCTCAAACGGGATTACGTCTGGAACCAGAGCGTCAGCGCCGCTGCCTGGGAAGGGGAGCTGTGGCGCATCAAGACCGGCGAATACGTCGCCTCCCTGCCGGACCAGGGATCGGCCGCCGACAAGGACCTCGGTTCGCTTTTTCGCAAACATCTTGGCGAAATTCTTATTGATCTCGGCCCTTGGGACCGACTGGAGCGCGGCGTGACCTACGTCCTGTCCCTGGAACTGTCCCTGACCCGGCCGGACGTGTCGCCCTGGCTCAAAAACGGCCTTTTTTTCTGGTCCTTCGATGCCGCCCGGCCCGTTTCCTATCAGCTCGATTTCACCTACTGA